Sequence from the Streptomyces sp. NBC_00440 genome:
GCGCCGAGCGCCGCGCCGACCGTGGTGGCAGGACCGGCGCAGAGATCGACCGTGCGCCCGGCGTAGTTGGTGCGCTCCCAGCGCGCCGCGCCCCCCGGAAACCGGCGGCGCAGTCCCGTCGCGGCGGCGCGGGTCGCACCGAACGAAGCGAGAAGTGCGGTGGTCCGGGCGCCGTGTCTGGTCATGCGCTCCACCCTAGGCGGCGGCCCGCGGAGGTCCGGGGGCAGCCCCGGCGGGGTCGGCCGGAGGCGCTGAGCGACCGGCCGACCGTCCTGCTGCCCCGCGGTCCGTTCAGCCGTCCGCCCGTGCTGTGGCCAGCAGTTCCTCGGCGTGCGCCCGCGCCGTCTCGGAGTCCTCCTGGCCCGCGAGCATCCGCGACAGCTCCCGTACCCGATCCTCGCCCTCCAGGACCGTGACACCGCTGCTGGTCACCGAGCCGTCGTTGGTCTTCTCGACCAGCAGCTGCCGGTCGGCGAAGGCGGCCACCTGCGGCAGATGCGTCACGACCACCACCTGCGCGGACCGGGCGAGCCTGGCGAGCCGGCGGCCCACCTCGACGGCGGCCTTGCCACCGACCCCGGCGTCGACCTCGTCGAAGAGATACGTCGGTACGGGATCGGACCCCGCGAAGACGACCTCGACCGCGAGCATCACCCGGGAGAGCTCACCGCCCGACGCGCCCTTGGAGATGGGTCGGGCGGCCGCACCGGGGTGCGGGGCGAGCAGCAGTTCCACCTCGTCGGCGCCGAGCGGGCCGTAGGCGACGGTCCGCCCGCCGACCTCCACCCCTTCGGGGTCGTCGGTCTGCCGGATGTCGATCGTCACCCGGGCGTGCGGCATGGCGAGCGAGGCGAGTTCGGCGGTGACGGCGCCCGCGAACCGCTCTGCCGCCTCCGTACGCGCGTCGGTGAGCGTCTGCGCGAGACCGGACAGCTCCGAGCGCAGCGCCTCGTGCTCCGCCGTCAGTTCACCGATCCGGTCGTCGTCGCCCTCCAGCTCGGTGAGGCGCGCCGCGCCCTCCTCCGCCCAGGCCAGTACGGCCGCGATGTCCTCGCCGTACTTGCGGGTCAGCTGGGTCAGGGCCGCCCGGCGCTCCTCCACGGCGGCGAGCCGCAGCGGATCGGCGTCGAGGTTGTCCGCGTAACCGGCCAGCTCCCCCGACACGTCGGCGAGCAGAATGCCGATCTCGCCGATCCGTTCGGCGAGCGCGGCCAGCGCCGGGTCGTGGCTGCGTACCGCGTCGAGCGCCCGTCCCGAGCCGGCGACCAGGGTCGTCGCGTCGATGCCCTCGGGGTCCTCCGGGTTGCCGACGAGCGCGGTGTGCGCCGCGGACGCGGCGGACGCGAGCGCTTCGGCGTGCCCGAGACGCTCGGCCTCTGCGGCGAGTTCGGCGTCCTCACCGGGCAGCGGCTCGACCGCGGCGATCTCGTCGAGCCCGAAGCGGAGCAGGTCGGCCTCCTGGGCCCGTTCCCGCGCCCGGGTGGTCAGTTCGTCCAGCTCGGCGGCGACGGCGCGCAGCCGTTTGTAGGCAGCCGCGTACTTGGTGTGCGGGCCCGCCACCGCCTCGCCGGCGTACCGGTCGAGGGCCTGGCGCTGTCTCGCGGGGCGCAGCAGCCCCTGCTGGTCGGTCTGCCCGTGCACGGCGACCAGTTCGTCGGCGATCTCGGCGAGCAGCCCGACCGGTACGGAACGTCCGCCGATGTGCGCCCGTGAGCGCCCTTCGGCCGAGACCGTACGGCTGATGAGCAGCGCGCCCTCGTCGAGTTCGGCGCCCGCCTCCTCGGCCCGTACCGCGGCCGGCGCGCCCGCGGGCAGCGCGATCCGCCCTTCGACCACCGCCGACTTGGCACCGAGCCGCACCAGGGCGGCGTCGGCGCGCCCGCCGAGCAGCAGCCCGAGGCTGGTCACGACCATGGTCTTGCCCGCGCCCGTCTCACCGGTCACCGCGGTGAAACCGGGTGAAAGCTCCACCACAGCGTCGTCGATGACTCCGAGCGACCGTATCCGCATCTCCTCCAACACGCACATGACCATACGAGGTTTCCCGGGTCCCGTGCGACGTGCCCCGGCCGGAGCGGCCGCCGGCCGGGCGTGCGGAGCTCAGCGGGAAGGCCGGTGGGAAGCTCAGTGCGGAGCGCCGCGCCAGCCCGCCACGGGCAGTGCGAACTTGGCCACCAGGCGGTCGGTGAACGAAGCGTGGTGCAGCCGCGCCAGCCGTACGGGCACGGCGCCCCTGCGCACCTCGACCCGCGCCCCCGCGGGCAGCCCCACCCAGCGGCGCCCGTCGCACCACAGGACGCCGTGCGGGGTGTGCGGCTGCACCTCGACCGCGAGGACGGAGGCGGGCGAGGTCACCAGGGGCTTGGCGAACAGCGCGTGTGCGCCGATGGGGACCATCAGCAGCGCCTCCACCTCCGGCCAGATCACCGGCCCGCCGGCCGAGAAGGCGTAGGCGGTCGAACCGGTCGGGGTCGCGCAGACGACGCCGTCGCAGCCGAAGCCGGTGACCGGACGGCCGTCGATCTCCAGGACGACCTCCAGCATCCGTTCGGGCTCGGTCTTCTGTACGGCGGCCTCGTTGAGCGCCCAGTCACGGTGCACGATGTCGCCGTTGTTGTGCACGAGGACGTCGACGGTCATCCGCTCCTCGACCTCGTACGACCGGGTGACCACCCGGTCGACGACCTTGTCGAGGTCGTCGCGCTCGGCCTCGGCGAGGAAGCCCACCCTGCCGAGGTTGACGCCGAGCATCGGCACCCCGGACGCGCGGGCGAACTCGGCACCGCGCAGCAGTGTTCCGTCGCCGCCGAGAACGATCAGCAGCTCGCAGCCGTCCAGACAGGCGGGTGTCGCCTCGGCGACGAGTTCGACCGATGGCGGCACCGGCAGGTCGGCGGCCTCCGCCGCCAGGACCCGGACGCGCAGGCCGTTCTTCAGCAAGCCCTCCACGACGCGCTCGGCGCTGCGGATGGCGGCGGGCCGCCCGGTGTGCGCGAGCAGGAAGACCGTACGGTCCACGGGGGGCGCCGCCGGTTCCGCCGGCGCTTCCACCGCCGGCCCCGCCGCCACGGCCGGTGCCACTCCCCGTACCGCCGGTCCAGCTGCTGATTCAACTGCCGATGGTGCTGCTGCTTCCGTCACTGCGGCCCCTCCGCCACTGCACGCTCCACATCCGCCGGATCGAGCGCGGGCGCGTCCGCCCGCAGCCACAGAAAGTACTCGACGTTTCCCGAGGGTCCCGGCAGCGGGCTGGCGGTGACACCCCGTACGCCGAGTCCGAGCCCGGCCGCCTGCCCGGCCACGGTCCGCACGGTCTCCGCCCGCAGTTCGGGGCTGCGGACCACGCCTCCGCTGCCCAGCCGGTCCTTGCCGATCTCGAACTGCGGTTTGACCATGAGCACCAGGTCGGCGTCCGGCCCCGCGCACCGCGCGAGAGCGGGCAGCACCAGACCGAGCGCGATGAAAGAGAGGTCTCCGACGACCAGGTCCACGGGTGTTCCGCCGATGTCCTCCAGCGTCAACTCGCGTACGTTCGTACGGTCCTTGACGGTGACGCGGTCGTCGCTCTGCAGCGACCAGGCGAGCTGCCCGTACCCGACGTCCACCGCGACGACCTGCGCGGCGCCCGCCCGCAGCAGGACGTCGGTGAAACCGCCGGTCGACGCGCCCGCGTCCAGCGCCCGCCGCCCCTCGACCCGCAGGCCGAGCGGTGTGAAGGCCGCGAAGGCGCCCGCGAGCTTGTGCCCGCCGCGCGAGACGTAGTCGGGATCCGTGTCGTCCTTGCGTACGACAACGGCGGCGCTCGTCTCGACCTGGGTGGCCGCCTTGGTCGCGGTGGCGCCCTTGACGGACACCCGTCCTGCCGCGATCAGCTGGCTCGCGTGCTCCCGCGAGCGGGCGAGACTCCGGCGGACCAGCTCGGCGTCGAGACGCCGGCGTGCCACTCCTGCCACGTTCGGTTCAGCTCCTGCTGTTGTGAGGGACGTTCTGAGGGACCTCGTGAGGGGCGGGGCCCCGGGCCGGGGCCGGAGGTCCGGGCGGTGCGTCCAGCGCGTCCAGCGCCTCACGCAGCCCACGGTGTACATCTTCGTACACCTCGACATGTCCGTCGGCAGCGAGGTGGTCGGCGTCGGCCAGCCGGCCGAGCACCCGGTCCACGCCGTCGTTCCCGGTGGGCGTGCGGACGACTCCCAGCGGCGCCGGGGCGTGTTCCGTACCGCCCGGGCCGTCCTGACCGTCCTGGCTCCCGGCCTGCGCCCCGGGGGGCTCCGGCATCGCGTCACTCATGCCCAGACGCTACCCCGAAGCGCTGCGGTACGGTCGATCACGATGGCGACGACAGAAGAGTGCCGCAGCGCCCTCGACAGGCTCTCGGACAACATGACAGAGGCGAACAGCCAGGTACGCAGCGCGGCGGCACTGGACCGCTCGCTGAGCTGCCACATCACCGACCTGGACGTCACCTTCACCGGGCGTCTCGTGGATGGCCGGATCCAGGTGCTCGACACCGTCGCGGGACCACCGCCCGCGAAGGCGGAGATCCGGCTCGCCATGAAGGGCGACGATCTGGTGGCCCTGGTGGCGGGCGAGCTGAACTTCGCGAAGGCCTGGGGCTCGGGCCGGGTGCGGCTCGAAGCGGGCTTCCGCGATCTGCTGCGCCTCAGGACACTGCTGTAGCCGTCCCCGCGGTACGCACCCGGCGCCCGGCGGGCACCACCAGCGGTGTCCCCGTCTCGGGGTCGTCGATGATCTGGCAGCGCAGCCCGAACACCTTCTCCACCAGACCCGCCGTGACCACGTCGGCGGGCGGTCCCTCGGCGACGATCTCTCCGTCCCGCATGGCGATGAGGTGGGTCGCGTAGCGCGCGGCGTGATTGAGGTCGTGCAGTACGGCCACCAGCGTGCGCCCCTGCGTCTCGTGCAGCTCCGCGCAGAGGTCGAGCACGTCGATCTGGTGCTGGATGTCGAGGAAGGTCGTCGGCTCGTCGAGGAGCAGCAGCGGGGTCTGCTGGGCGAGCGCCATCGCGATCCACACGCGCTGGCGCTGACCGCCGGAGAGCTCGTCCACATAACGGTCGCCGAGCCCGCCGATCCGCGTGGCGGCCATCGCCTCCTCGACGATCCGTTCGTCGTCGGGCGACCACTGGCGCAGCAGGCCCTGGTGCGGGTAGCGGCCGCGGGCCACCAGGTCGGCGACCGTGATGCCGTCGGGGGCGATGGAGGACTGCGGGAGCAGCCCCAGCGTCCTGGCCACCTTCTTGGCGGGCATCGAGCCGATCGCCTGCCCGTCGAGGAGCACCCGCCCCTGCGAGGGCTTCAGCATCCGCGACAGGGCGCGCAGCAGGGTCGACTTGCCGCAGGCGTTGGGGCCGACGATGACGGTGAAGGAGTTGTCGGGGATCTCGACCGAGAGGTTCTCG
This genomic interval carries:
- a CDS encoding NAD kinase, whose protein sequence is MEAPAEPAAPPVDRTVFLLAHTGRPAAIRSAERVVEGLLKNGLRVRVLAAEAADLPVPPSVELVAEATPACLDGCELLIVLGGDGTLLRGAEFARASGVPMLGVNLGRVGFLAEAERDDLDKVVDRVVTRSYEVEERMTVDVLVHNNGDIVHRDWALNEAAVQKTEPERMLEVVLEIDGRPVTGFGCDGVVCATPTGSTAYAFSAGGPVIWPEVEALLMVPIGAHALFAKPLVTSPASVLAVEVQPHTPHGVLWCDGRRWVGLPAGARVEVRRGAVPVRLARLHHASFTDRLVAKFALPVAGWRGAPH
- the recN gene encoding DNA repair protein RecN, whose protein sequence is MRIRSLGVIDDAVVELSPGFTAVTGETGAGKTMVVTSLGLLLGGRADAALVRLGAKSAVVEGRIALPAGAPAAVRAEEAGAELDEGALLISRTVSAEGRSRAHIGGRSVPVGLLAEIADELVAVHGQTDQQGLLRPARQRQALDRYAGEAVAGPHTKYAAAYKRLRAVAAELDELTTRARERAQEADLLRFGLDEIAAVEPLPGEDAELAAEAERLGHAEALASAASAAHTALVGNPEDPEGIDATTLVAGSGRALDAVRSHDPALAALAERIGEIGILLADVSGELAGYADNLDADPLRLAAVEERRAALTQLTRKYGEDIAAVLAWAEEGAARLTELEGDDDRIGELTAEHEALRSELSGLAQTLTDARTEAAERFAGAVTAELASLAMPHARVTIDIRQTDDPEGVEVGGRTVAYGPLGADEVELLLAPHPGAAARPISKGASGGELSRVMLAVEVVFAGSDPVPTYLFDEVDAGVGGKAAVEVGRRLARLARSAQVVVVTHLPQVAAFADRQLLVEKTNDGSVTSSGVTVLEGEDRVRELSRMLAGQEDSETARAHAEELLATARADG
- a CDS encoding ABC transporter ATP-binding protein, which encodes MQRLTAESVTLGYEQRVIAENLSVEIPDNSFTVIVGPNACGKSTLLRALSRMLKPSQGRVLLDGQAIGSMPAKKVARTLGLLPQSSIAPDGITVADLVARGRYPHQGLLRQWSPDDERIVEEAMAATRIGGLGDRYVDELSGGQRQRVWIAMALAQQTPLLLLDEPTTFLDIQHQIDVLDLCAELHETQGRTLVAVLHDLNHAARYATHLIAMRDGEIVAEGPPADVVTAGLVEKVFGLRCQIIDDPETGTPLVVPAGRRVRTAGTATAVS
- a CDS encoding SCP2 sterol-binding domain-containing protein; protein product: MATTEECRSALDRLSDNMTEANSQVRSAAALDRSLSCHITDLDVTFTGRLVDGRIQVLDTVAGPPPAKAEIRLAMKGDDLVALVAGELNFAKAWGSGRVRLEAGFRDLLRLRTLL
- a CDS encoding TlyA family RNA methyltransferase, with the translated sequence MAGVARRRLDAELVRRSLARSREHASQLIAAGRVSVKGATATKAATQVETSAAVVVRKDDTDPDYVSRGGHKLAGAFAAFTPLGLRVEGRRALDAGASTGGFTDVLLRAGAAQVVAVDVGYGQLAWSLQSDDRVTVKDRTNVRELTLEDIGGTPVDLVVGDLSFIALGLVLPALARCAGPDADLVLMVKPQFEIGKDRLGSGGVVRSPELRAETVRTVAGQAAGLGLGVRGVTASPLPGPSGNVEYFLWLRADAPALDPADVERAVAEGPQ